One window of the bacterium genome contains the following:
- a CDS encoding TauD/TfdA family dioxygenase has protein sequence MSAFEISPLDHIGAEIVGLDIQAMTDEVKRDLYATWLEYGVLLFREAASDPETHVKLAKVFGELEIHPVKSLLVPGNDELIFLGGHGKNSGGARVMDGDVRIGQVYWHQDTAYTPDICRGSMLRMIEPSKRAGGTTWADTAKAYEALPKDLAERIATLETLQCYTDMPRRTWGMPGHELRYATPEEGPQSEVEVPDFPHVAHPMVVTHPESGKRALLLSPLGYLTILGLPEDEADDLFETIVAHTTRPEFCYEHSWAENDVVLWDNRRTLHTAEGFGVDDNRMIQRATLAGPQPTGRLFEGEAATA, from the coding sequence ATGAGCGCATTCGAAATTTCTCCCCTCGATCACATCGGCGCCGAGATCGTCGGTCTCGACATCCAGGCCATGACCGACGAGGTCAAGCGCGATCTCTACGCGACCTGGCTCGAGTATGGCGTGCTCCTCTTCCGCGAGGCGGCCTCCGATCCCGAGACCCACGTGAAGCTCGCGAAGGTCTTCGGCGAGCTCGAGATCCACCCGGTCAAGTCGCTGCTCGTTCCCGGGAACGACGAGCTGATCTTCCTGGGCGGCCACGGCAAGAACTCCGGCGGCGCACGCGTCATGGACGGCGACGTCCGGATCGGTCAGGTCTACTGGCACCAGGACACGGCCTACACCCCCGACATCTGCCGGGGCTCGATGCTTCGGATGATCGAGCCGTCGAAGCGGGCGGGGGGAACGACCTGGGCCGATACCGCGAAGGCCTACGAGGCACTCCCGAAGGACCTGGCCGAGCGGATCGCGACGCTCGAGACGCTCCAGTGCTACACCGACATGCCCCGTCGGACGTGGGGCATGCCCGGCCACGAGCTGCGCTACGCGACCCCCGAAGAGGGTCCGCAGAGCGAGGTCGAGGTTCCGGACTTCCCCCACGTCGCGCACCCGATGGTGGTGACCCATCCCGAGAGCGGGAAGAGGGCGCTCCTGCTGAGCCCGCTCGGCTATCTGACGATTCTCGGCCTCCCGGAAGACGAGGCGGACGACCTCTTCGAGACGATCGTCGCCCACACGACCCGTCCGGAGTTCTGCTACGAGCACTCGTGGGCCGAGAACGACGTCGTCCTCTGGGACAACCGACGCACGCTCCACACCGCGGAGGGATTCGGGGTCGACGACAACCGCATGATCCAGCGCGCGACCCTCGCCGGGCCGCAGCCGACGGGTCGGCTATTCGAGGGCGAGGCGGCGACGGCCTAG